The DNA window GATACGACCTCGACGGTGTCGAGCGCGTGGCCCGGCTCGCGAACGACCGCACCCGCACTCTCGGGGTCGCGTTCGCCGGCTGCACGCTGCCGGGCGCGGCGACGCCGCTGTTCGACGTCGCGGACGGCACCATGGGCGTGGGGCTCGGCATCCACGGCGAGCCCGGCATCGAGGACGCCGCCCTACCGTCCGCCGCCGACCTGGCCCGCCAGCTCGTCGACGGGGTGCTCGCCGAGGCGCCGCAGGAGCAGAGCCGCCGGATCGGCGTGATCCTCAACGGCCTGGGCGCCACCAAGTACGAGGAACTCTTCGTGCTCTGGCGCACTGTCGCCCGGCTGCTCCGCGACGCCGGTTACACCATCGTGGACCCCGAGGTCGGCGAGCTCGTCACCAGCCTCGACATGGCCGGGTGCTCGCTCACCGTCGTGTACCTCGACGAGGAGTTGGAGCGGCTCTGGCACGCACCCGCCGACACTCCGGCGTACCGCAAAGGTGTCTTGTCGCCGGATTCCGTGCGCGATCGACGGACGGTGACCGAGGCCGAGCAGGGCACCATCGCGCAGGGTGTCGCCGATGACGCCACCCGCGCCGCGGCCGACATCGTCGTCGCGGCCCTGTCCGCGATGGCGGCCGCAGTCGCGGACAAAGAGGAGGAGCTCGGCCGGATCGACGCCGTCGCCGGCGACGGCGACCACGGCCGAGGGATGGTACGTGGAACGGCCGCCGCCGTGGACGCGGCGCGAAAGTCGCAGGCCGCCGGGAACGGGCCGGGTCGTGTCCTGGTCGCCGCCGGCGAGGCCTGGGCGGCCCGGGCCGGCGGCACCTCCGGCGTTCTGTGGGGCGCGGCGCTGGCCGCGCTCGGAAGCCGGATCGGCGACGGGAAGCCGGACGCGACCGCCGTCGTCGAGGGTGTCCGCGCGAGCTACGGCGCCCTGACCGCCCTCGGCGGCGCGAAACCCGGCGACAAGACGATGTTGGACGCTCTGCTGCCGTTCGCCGACAGCCTGGCCGCGTCCGCCGCGGCCGGCGAGCCGCTGACTGCAGCGTGGACTGGCGCCGCCCAGGCGTCGGAGGAGGCCGCACAGGCCACGGCGCAACTGCGCCCCCAGGTGGGCCGGGCCCGGCCGCTGGCCGAGAAGAGCGTCGGTACGCCCGACGCCGGCGCCGTGTCGATGGCCCTGTGCCTGCGGGTGGTCGGCGGTGTGCTGGCCGACACTCGCGTCAACTCACGATGAAAGGACAGTCAGTGGCAGAGACCAAGCTCCGTATCGTCGTCGGCAGCGACGACGCGGGAGTCCGGTACAAGGAGGCCCTGAGCCGGGACCTCAAGGCCGAC is part of the Micromonospora cremea genome and encodes:
- a CDS encoding dihydroxyacetone kinase family protein, with product MTKLYDDPDRFSDDMLAGFLDAHADRVVGVPGGVVRATETPAGKVAVVVGGGSGHYPAFCGVVGPGFADGAVVGNIFTSPSAQEAYTVGRAAANTGGLLFSTGNYAGDVMNFTLAQQKLQQEGVDTRVVFVTDDIASAPATEIERRRGIAGDFVVFKVAGAAAEAGYDLDGVERVARLANDRTRTLGVAFAGCTLPGAATPLFDVADGTMGVGLGIHGEPGIEDAALPSAADLARQLVDGVLAEAPQEQSRRIGVILNGLGATKYEELFVLWRTVARLLRDAGYTIVDPEVGELVTSLDMAGCSLTVVYLDEELERLWHAPADTPAYRKGVLSPDSVRDRRTVTEAEQGTIAQGVADDATRAAADIVVAALSAMAAAVADKEEELGRIDAVAGDGDHGRGMVRGTAAAVDAARKSQAAGNGPGRVLVAAGEAWAARAGGTSGVLWGAALAALGSRIGDGKPDATAVVEGVRASYGALTALGGAKPGDKTMLDALLPFADSLAASAAAGEPLTAAWTGAAQASEEAAQATAQLRPQVGRARPLAEKSVGTPDAGAVSMALCLRVVGGVLADTRVNSR